The nucleotide sequence TTATGAAACTAATCATCTACGTAGGTTGTTGAAAGATGATTACATGcggttttgttttttaattttataaaagtCCCGACTGTATTATTTAATAAAGCAACATAATTGGAGAAATTAAATCATGCACCTTATACACCACCTGGTCGTGCACCACGCCAATCACTAAGATATTCTTCAAGATCCTATTCATCATGCGttcatctcaatgattgtcCCACAGGATGTTTCTCTGGGATTGTCCTAGTGCCCGCCATGTTGATGCATGCGGTGCGGAATATAATTTCTTCTGGGTTTATAACCGATCTATGTATCTATTTCTTGGGGTTTATGACCACTTATAGTTAATTTGGTTCCGTCCAAAAAAATTGATGGATGaacaaaatagatttttcatGCCGCTTGATGGATCGAAAAATGGATTAGATATATTGCCCTAATTCATACATAGATCAAGTCTGTAAAGACTCGTTGCAACTCAGCCTACTTTCTGCCCTAAAGAAGATGTTGATATAAATGTTAAATTGCGTGATTTAAGGCCTGTGCCTAATATAGAAAGTCTGTTTCCATCTAGAGCTAACTGTGACATCAAACTCCTAGAATCATGCTTGGCTTTGATGCTATCAAGGTTCTTCACCACCCAAAAATCGGGTTCTTCACCACCCAAAAATCGATCTGCGTCTATTTGCAGCTTCATCAGAGCAAAGAAACTTTTGGCGGCACTGGAGACCTAACTTGACGGCATCCCAAGGAAAGAAGCCCACCATTTTCATGGGCACATTTCATGATTATTCCAAAGATAATTGGATCTACGGAGTGCATGGTTATTGGCAATTTCATTATTTGTGGCATCCAAAGCCAGAGTTCTACTCATTTGTTAGGTATCCAACACTTACGGACAGACTAATTCATAAGGAACACGGGAATTCAATTATTTATTGAAATATTTTATCAAATTCTCAGCAATCATTCTGCATGTACTGAAAGCCAacactttgaatgagttgtccTCAACTACTTGGTACAAGGGTGGTAACATCCCTATCATGTTCAAGAGATGCCTTAACAATGTCATCGTGGTAGGACCAGCAAGAATCTTGAATACATGCTTGTCTGTAAACATAATTCATGATTCATGGATCTTAAAGTATTGTGTTGATCTCCCAGAGTTTGGATGCCTCTCACCTCTGCAGTTTGTCAATCGTGATAACCTTAGCGTTCTCACCTTGCAACTATGAAGGATACCGAGCCAAAACAATGACACCATCTCCCCCATCTAGCCTTCAGAGCTCAGGCATCCAATGCTTATTGCTTGACTTCATCACGCCATTGTCTCCGTTTTCCTCCTCGTTAATGATTCTCCTTTGGTTGGTTATCCAAACCATCCAACTTTTCGCTtcgctttttttttggtatcatATTTTGCTTCATCGTTTTAATCTATTCTCATGGTCTCCATCATTAGTTCATTTGCTTGGACTCGTTTATGATGCCTACTTAGAACCAACGTGTCTCCACATGGAGTTAGTCCACATTTGGACCCCAAGctaacctatatatatatatatattcatgaaTATTGCACCGAAACCCACGAAATATCTCGAGTTCTAAGGAGAGATTTCACCCCACCATCTTGTTACTAGTGATTTCCGAAGCACAAAACTTCGATGGCGGAACAGATGCCCATCATCGCTGCTGGCCGCGCGGCCGAGCCGGTTGACGGAGCGGCGAAGGATGACATGCAGAAGGCTCCTGCTGAACAAGCTCAGGATAAGAATAGTGCTCTTGAAAAGCTAAAGGTTGACGGCTCTGACTCTGGTTCTAGTCCTGAAAGAGACTCAGTAAGATTCACTCGTTATAACATATGCATTATATTCCTTTATTCTTTATAGGAATGCAGTTGGAATATGTTATTCTACTGCATCTATCACAGTTGAAGCTATTATGAATTGATCGCTACCGCCATTCTGCTTGGATACAGGCAAGAGGTGATGACAGCTCTgatggagaaaaaaagaaaaagatggtaGCGATggagaaggataagaagaaggcaagtggagaaaagaaagaaaggaaactcCTAGGTGATAGCTCTGACTCTGACTCTGGTGACTCCGCCTCTGGCtcggcctcggcctccgcctCAGCCTCTGACGACGACTCCGCCTCCAACTCCGCCTCTGGCTCGGCCTCAGCCTCTGACGACGACTCCGCCTCTGACTCGGCCTCAGCCTCCGACGACGACTCCGCCTCCAACTCCGCCTCTGACTCTGGTTCTGGTTCTGATTCTGACAAAGTAAGATATAGTCATGATAACAACGAAATAAAACTTCAAGCCATAGTATAgattgtatatatatttttgcctTGTCTTTTGATAATGCAACACTTGGGTAAAAATGTTTAAACCACTACTTTATACTATAGACATGAAAGAAGTAGGATAGCCATGTACAttgcctttattttttttaatcctatTCTCAGACAGGTAAGTAATCATGACCGTGAACCTATTTAGccttctatttgttttatttttttctatctctaaaaaataataaaaaacggTTGATTGGTCAAGGGGTCGCTCGACTTTGAAACACATTGAGGTCGGATGACAATTTGACCAGCGAGAGTTATAGCCATCATATATACAGAGCTTCTAATAACATGGAAGATTCAGAAGATGGGCCTTAATTTATCACTTTGAACTTAATAAACAACTGAAATAGTTGAGCGAACAAGTTATTAGATCAAGCTCTTAAGTTCTTCCTCCCTGGtcaaattaaattattatgaacTGCTCGACCGGCATTGTTTTCTTGAACACAGTCAAGCAGTAAAGCAGtgaagaaggataagaagaagaaaaagaaggggct is from Phoenix dactylifera cultivar Barhee BC4 chromosome 18, palm_55x_up_171113_PBpolish2nd_filt_p, whole genome shotgun sequence and encodes:
- the LOC113463750 gene encoding clumping factor A-like, yielding MAEQMPIIAAGRAAEPVDGAAKDDMQKAPAEQAQDKNSALEKLKVDGSDSGSSPERDSARGDDSSDGEKKKKMVAMEKDKKKASGEKKERKLLGDSSDSDSGDSASGSASASASASDDDSASNSASGSASASDDDSASDSASASDDDSASNSASDSGSGSDSDKSSSKAVKKDKKKKKKGLMELIKEKLSKKSEEGVEVPEKAVDKLECKSNNSASDSESGDDSKSGADSGEDSKSGQLMEDDKSKTEEKEAQEKAQAEPSEGTGEDTPSVAPEKTMEVEETREEKGILEKIKEKLTGDHEQTQGH